From Malaya genurostris strain Urasoe2022 chromosome 2, Malgen_1.1, whole genome shotgun sequence:
AGATTTTGTTcgcttaaaataatttttttggaaCATTTCCTTATCGATATTCATAGAAATATGAGTCGTATGAAAAAGGTAttattacaccacaaggtggaatTAGTAAGGTTTTTTCCCTTCAATTTCACTACATCTGTAATTCAAAAAATGTTTACTGTGGAACTGCAATACCCAAAAGCTCCACGATAACGAAAACAGATAAACTACACTACGCAACTTCTTTGTGTGTTAAAGCTgctgtttgtttttcaaaatttatttgtattttGATTGACCTACTAACGACTAGAAATGGCAGTGCTAAAGTAAGttatatattgttttgtaatttttggtCAAATTATGTGCTAATACTTATATCTTGTAACAAAACATTTACAGAGGCTCTAAAAAGGTCattctataaaaaaaatgccaaataatttgtaaaataatgtaatatgTGATGCTAACATTTGTGTGTATGATAAATCATAAGGTGGAATAATTTCCTTGTCCTCGTGGGTCCGCGGATTTTCTTTTATGTTAAgtgccgaaatacgtatctgtacgaATACTTTGATAAGATAAAACAAGTGACAGTGCATAAAGAATTGGAATTAAAGGGAAAAATAAGTGAAATTCTGGCAGTATTATAAatcaattccgacaaaaatggaAACAATCTTCAATAAGCTTGTGTTAATAAAAAATcccgaaattgttttgaaataaaAGCCAATGTTTATTCTAAAAATGTCATTGTATTGAGTGCAATCAGTAAAAGTAGTagattaaattttgaataacgaAAAGAGTACTAAACAGAATGTCGCAAATAAGTGAactacgtttcaacaatatagtTGGGATGCACGACTAGCAGTGGATCTTCTTCCTGCGTTTCCTTTTCACCAAGGGCAGATGTTTTCAGTGGAATTATTACTTGATCCTGTGGAAACAGAGTATATTTTATTGAATTGAAACTTTCGTTATGTTCAAGCAGACTTACGTGATAAATTAACCGGTCCACGACTTTCTCGATCAATGTTTTCCGCTCAAAAAGTTCTTCCTCACTTTCGATTTGATCGCTAACTTGCTCGAGGTACCAATTGATAAGCTCCGATTTTTTTATTCCATCCGATTGGGAATCTTCAGATTCAAAACGAGACTCTTCACTGCGCATATGAATAACAAGCATATTGGAAAGGTTCCTGTATTCTTCGAATGAAAGAGTTAGCTTTTTCTTTTGAGATCCGTGCCCGTTTTCGTATCCATTTTCCACATGTCCATTTTCAACGTGACCATTCTGTTGTTGGGAAGTCTCTTCCTCTGCATCCATTGCCAAAGCTAGTTCTGCATCGTCTTCGTCATCCAAATGAATATCTGGTTGTTCGACACGGATGATGGACTTATTCAGCAACCGGTATGCTTCTTTAACTTGCTTTTCTCGCACTTCTTCACTACATTCCATCTTGGCCATGGCTTCACTCAGTCGTATCATGCTTTCCAGTTGGCGGACTGTTATTCGCCATGTGCTTTTTCCAGATGTACCTGTGTCACGTTGTCGTAGATGACCATAGTTTTCTACCAACAGTTCTAATGCCTCCCTGGTgataattggtttgaattgtctAGCGAACATGATATAACGCAATACATCTTCCCTGCTATATACTTGATCAACTCGATCCTCGATGTTAGAATGGAGATCAACTATTTTCCTAGCTATAGCATAATCCACAACCTCGTTACACTCATCCACTagaatgaagaacaaatcaaagcgCGACATAATGGGAGCTGTCAGTTGTACATTTTGCTGAAGTGACTTTGATCGATCATATCGACCACCAATCGGATTCGCTGCAGCCAAGATAGAAGTCCTAGCATTTAGAGTCGCTCGTACTCCTGCCTTGGCAATTGAAATTGTCTGTTGTTCCATTGCTTCGTGAATGGCTACCTGATCATGCGGATCCATCTTGTCGAATTCATCAATGCAGCAGATTCCATTATCGGCCAACATAAGAGCTCCAGCTTCAATTACGAAATCATAACTCTCTTCATCTTTAACTACGGCCGCCGTGAGACCTGCTGCAGAGGAAGCTTTTCCTGAAGTATAAACAGCACGGGGAGAAAAGTCGGCCACCTGTTTCAAGAACTGCGATTTTGCTGTGCTAGGGTCACCAACAATGCAACAATTAATGTCACCTCGTAACGTGGTTTCTGTAAAGTTGAACAATAATGTCTTGTTAATAACCGAACCATAGCCTATTGCCAAGAGTTGTTATTCACTTGCTTATAATAAGAAAACGACAGAATCATAAATTTGTTGATAAGAATTAAcaaatttccaaatattttctaaaataattgttTAAATGACTTATCAAATAAACATAACATGCATGCACGAAACAGATATTACAATTCGCATACTTATGAATTGAGTTTCAATCAGTAAACACATCAATAACAAACTTACTTTCATGTGTAGTTTTTCCTACTCCACCGAAAAGCATCAGTAAAATTCCTCGTTTTACTTCATCATTGCCATAAACCGAAGGAAACAAACTGTTAATCAAATTTTGGTACAATTTCGGATCCCGAGACATCTCATAAACTTTGTTCCATTCGGCATCGGTCATATGTTTTTTCATATCTTCTGCG
This genomic window contains:
- the LOC131433129 gene encoding DNA replication licensing factor Mcm6, which translates into the protein MDVADAHVGQLRVKDEVGIRCQKLFQDFLEEFKEDGDFKYMRTVADLINPDRSTLEVSFEDVEKYNENLATTIIEEYYRIFPFLCQAVSNFAKDRTELKKEKECYVSFTDVPTRHKVRELTTSKIGTLIRISGQVVRTHPVHPELVTGTFVCLDCQTEIRDVEQQFKFTNPTICRNPVCSNRRRFMLEVDKSRFIDFQKVRIQETQAELPRGCIPRSVEVILRAEIVETVQAGDRYDFTGTLIVVPDVGALQMPGAKAEIGSRHKQGDNATEGIRGLKALGVRDLNYKMAFLACSVQATSSRFGGTDMPMSEVTAEDMKKHMTDAEWNKVYEMSRDPKLYQNLINSLFPSVYGNDEVKRGILLMLFGGVGKTTHEKTTLRGDINCCIVGDPSTAKSQFLKQVADFSPRAVYTSGKASSAAGLTAAVVKDEESYDFVIEAGALMLADNGICCIDEFDKMDPHDQVAIHEAMEQQTISIAKAGVRATLNARTSILAAANPIGGRYDRSKSLQQNVQLTAPIMSRFDLFFILVDECNEVVDYAIARKIVDLHSNIEDRVDQVYSREDVLRYIMFARQFKPIITREALELLVENYGHLRQRDTGTSGKSTWRITVRQLESMIRLSEAMAKMECSEEVREKQVKEAYRLLNKSIIRVEQPDIHLDDEDDAELALAMDAEEETSQQQNGHVENGHVENGYENGHGSQKKKLTLSFEEYRNLSNMLVIHMRSEESRFESEDSQSDGIKKSELINWYLEQVSDQIESEEELFERKTLIEKVVDRLIYHDQVIIPLKTSALGEKETQEEDPLLVVHPNYIVET